Proteins from a genomic interval of Zingiber officinale cultivar Zhangliang chromosome 1B, Zo_v1.1, whole genome shotgun sequence:
- the LOC121967711 gene encoding ankyrin repeat domain-containing protein 13C-like, giving the protein MEEGRLVVEEFAHSPVHYAVAMGDSVSLGRLLASLPSLAHPSEIRTEADSAREEHLAAEIAAVLDRRDVPRRDTALHLAVRLDRTSAVAALANAGADPSLQNAAGWTALQEALCLRRRRLALMLLRHHRRSAWAKFRRRLPPLLVALRRVSDFYLELEFHFESPLLPFLPRVAPSDTYRIWKRATDLRADTSLAGFDGLRIRRSDQSFLFLGTGTGSTVPPGSLLVLHRGRREVRDAFDGAEAAAPAADEADIVADASAYRPGLDITAAQLVSRTNWRRREKIEMVGEWKARVYEIHNVVFSFKTMKACAEEGENDGDDGQNLVVPLDLHEDDDEGFLVAEIPEMPPRHSCYEPRVREREELGQTARRRSVDVRLREEVKEWARPARRSVDVRLREEDKEWARPARAKAGRKKEKEMVKSLLPVVWLTEDFPLKLEELMPLLDILANKVKAVRRLRELLTTKFPPGTFPVKVAIPILPTVRVVVTFTKFAYLTQSEQFFTPLSSPRLLPVPEDEENHKIDTHKSSWLRWNSSSTKTSVNRSKSVNTSQVIDHIDPFDIPTNYKWVSIHTKSQNSRTMKPKKGKQMA; this is encoded by the exons ATGGAGGAAGGGAGATTGGTAGTGGAAGAGTTCGCGCATAGTCCGGTGCACTACGCAGTGGCGATGGGCGACTCGGTCTCTCTAGGTCGCCTCCTCGCGTCACTCCCCTCCCTGGCGCACCCTTCCGAGATACGCACGGAGGCCGACTCCGCACGCGAGGAGCACCTCGCCGCGGAGATCGCCGCCGTTCTCGATCGCCGTGATGTGCCTCGCCGCGATACGGCCCTCCACCTGGCGGTCCGTCTAGACCGCACTTCTGCGGTCGCTGCGCTCGCGAACGCCGGCGCGGATCCGTCACTCCAGAACGCAGCCGGGTGGACGGCCCTTCAAGAGGCGCTCTGCCTCCGGAGACGCCGCCTTGCACTGATGCTTCTCCGTCATCACAGGAGATCTGCGTGGGCCAAGTTCCGCCGCCGCCTTCCGCCACTACTCGTAGCCCTCCGCCGTGTTTCGGACTTCTACTTAGAACTGGAGTTCCACTTCGAGAGTCCgcttctcccttttcttcctcgtgTTGCCCCCTCCGACACTTACCGCATCTGGAAGCGGGCAACCGACCTCCGTGCCGACACCTCTCTCGCCGGTTTCGACGGCCTCCGTATCCGTCGATCTGACCAGTCCTTCCTGTTCCTCGGCACCGGCACGGGCTCCACCGTTCCCCCGGGATCCCTCCTCGTTCTGCACCGAGGTCGGAGGGAGGTGCGCGATGCGTTTGATGGCGCCGAAGCGGCTGCTCCGGCTGCTGACGAAGCCGACATTGTTGCTGATGCTAGCGCCTATCGTCCAGGCCTCGACATCACGGCTGCGCAGTTGGTCAGCAGGACCAACTGGCGAAGGCGAGAGAAGATAGAGATGGTCGGTGAGTGGAAAGCCAGGGTTTACGAGATCCACAATGTCGTCTTCAGCTTCAAGACAATGAAGGCTTGTGCAGAAGAGGGCGAGAATGACGGTGATGACGGACAAAATCTCGTTGTGCCCCTCGACCTCCATGAGGATGACGATGAGGGCTTCTTGGTGGCGGAGATCCCAGAGATGCCTCCGCGGCACAGCTGCTATGAGCCGAGGGTTCGGGAGAGGGAAGAACTCGGACAGACGGCTAGGAGGAGGAGTGTGGACGTGCGGCTGCGGGAAGAGGTCAAGGAGTGGGCAAGACCAGCGAGGAGGAGCGTGGACGTGCGGCTGCGGGAAGAGGACAAGGAGTGGGCGAGACCAGCGAGGGCGAAGGctgggaggaagaaggagaaggaaatgGTGAAAAGCTTGCTGCCGGTTGTGTGGCTGACTGAAGACTTCCCACTGAAGCTGGAGGAACTGATGCCTTTGCTGGATATACTTGCTAACAAAGTGAAGGCAGTGCGCCGCCTCCGGGAGTTGCTGACCACTAAATTTCCCCCCGGAACTTTTCCGGTTAAG GTTGCCATTCCAATCTTACCAACTGTGAGGGTGGTGGTTACATTCACCAAGTTTGCCTATCTAACACAATCTGAACAGTTTTTCACACCACTCTCAAGCCCAAGACTCTTGCCTGTTCCAGAAGATGAGGAGAATCACAAAATTGACACCCATAAGAGCTCTTGGCTAAGGTGGAACTCCTCTTCAACCAAAACATCTGTCAATCGATCAAAATCAGTGAACACTTCTCAAGTGATTGACCACATTGACCCATTCGACATCCCAACCAATTACAAATGGGTTAGTATCCACACGAAAAGCCAGAATAGTAGGACCATGAAGCCAAAGAAGGGAAAGCAGATGGCATAA
- the LOC122038713 gene encoding 13S globulin basic chain-like, with the protein MRIGTFGIVLPEATKEKVIAIKKGDAIALPFGVVTWWFNPNDTELVVLFLGDTSKGHKAGQFTNTSITGTNGIFTGFSTEFVSRAWDLTEDEAMNLVSSQTNYGIVKVKDCQAMPEPSPKYREGIVLNCEEAPLDVDIKNGRCVVVLNTKNLPLVGQVGLGADLVRINGHAMSSPRFSCDSAYQVNYIVRGSGHVQVVGVDGKCVLKTHVKASYLFIMPRFFVVSKIADADGMEWFSIISMPNPVITHLAGKTSVWKVMSSEVLQAAYQVDTWLEKLFRSKRTSDEIFFPPN; encoded by the exons ATGC GTATTGGAACTTTTGGCATTGTGCTTCCAGAGGCTACAAAAGAGAAGGTAATTGCGATAAAGAAGGGCGATGCTATTGCCCTTCCTTTTGGAGTTGTGACCTGGTGGTTCAATCCCAATGACACTGAACTTGTGGTACTCTTCCTCGGGGACACTTCGAAGGGCCACAAGGCTGGGCAATTCACCAATACCTCCATCACTGGCACCAATGGCATCTTCACAGGCTTCAGTACTGAATTTGTTAGTCGTGCTTGGGACCTAACAGAAGATGAGGCAATGAACCTTGTCAGTAGCCAAACCAATTATGGTATTGTCAAGGTTAAGGATTGCCAAGCAATGCCTGAACCTTCACCGAAGTATAGAGAGGGCATAGTCCTCAACTGCGAGGAAGCGCCTCTAGACGTGGACATCAAGAACGGTAGATGTGTTGTAGTCCTGAACACTAAGAATCTTCCACTAGTCGGACAGGTTGGCCTTGGTGCTGATCTCGTGAGGATCAATGGCCATGCCATGTCTTCTCCTAGATTCTCTTGTGATTCAGCTTACCAGGTGAATTATATCGTTAGAGGCAGCGGTCATGTTCAGGTGGTCGGGGTCGACGGCAAGTGTGTTCTCAAGACACATGTGAAGGCTAGTTATCTATTCATCATGCCAAGGTTCTTTGTTGTATCAAAGATTGCTGATGCTGATGGAATGGAGTGGTTCTCTATCATATCCATGCCTAA CCCTGTGATCACTCATTTAGCCGGAAAGACTTCTGTGTGGAAGGTGATGTCCTCGGAGGTGTTGCAAGCTGC